A region of the Corvus moneduloides isolate bCorMon1 chromosome 26, bCorMon1.pri, whole genome shotgun sequence genome:
AAGGGTATTTCAAATCTCTGCTTAAATAGAAACATCTTCACCTCCCCCCCGAAGCGATCGACGAGCCGGGTGTGGCTGCAAAGCCAGCCCTGTTTAAGCACAGACCTGGTGTTCAGGTCAAGTTTTAAGCTTTTTTGGAGAGGCTGCACCTTCCCACCGCCTTGCCCACCACTTCATCAAATAGTGTCCATGAGCAAAGAGGGGTAAAACCAGCCCTCCCAGAGAAGAGAATGCGATTCAAGGCACCAGCGCAGCCCTGGTGTCCTCCCGAGCTGCCATCCCCAGCTGTTTCCATTCACACAGACCCACTTGGGACACCCCACAGGACTGAGAGTGACCACCTACCCCCAGCTCTGAGTGATGCTGGGTGCCCACACACCCTGTCTAGATGGGGAAGCATCATCTGAATTCCGAGGTAGGCTTTTACTACTGTAATAGAtactacatttctttttaacttctGTTAATTAGAAACCAGTCTAATGTAAACcttcaaaaccagcaaaagcGTCGGTATAGATGCTGCAATTAAAGTTCTGCAAGTTCTCTACGCAGaggctctgctcccccagcctgcagagcGGGGCCAAGGGCAGCTTCGCTCCCAGGCTCTGCCATCTGCGAGCGGCAGCGCGCCCGGCAAAAGCGCCGTCTTAAATCCCGGAGATCTGGAAGTGTGATAAAAAGCCAAATCCCATCAAGCGCTCCCACACCAAACCACAGTCTTGAAGGGAAACCGTCCTCCCGGGAAcgagctgagctgcaggagccgTGCAGCTGTACCGCAGTGCCTGCCCGGCTGCGAGGGCTGAGTAAGGGTTTCAGGTGGGGGAAACAAAGGGGTGAGTTAATGGGATTAGGGCAGCAGCGAATGAGACACTGAAATGCGGCACCGGGACCACAGGGGACATTCCCCAAGGTCCCCGGCTGCAGCCCGGCCACGACTCACCCGCGCTGCCGCGGAGGCTCCAGGCACGCTGCACAAACTACTCGCACACCCAGCCCCAGGAGACCCCTCCCAGCAGCCCGGCTCgttccccccccccacccccggggATGAACGCGCTTCCTGGAGCCGGCAAGGACACGGCACATCGCCCAGACAATAGAATGTAACGCCATTGTCTGAGGGAGGGCCCCGCGCGGCCGCCCCACCTTCCCCAAGCGCCCTGAGCTCTGGGGACCCAcggctgtccctgctcccgcACAGCAGCCACGGTGCTAGGAGGGAGCAGCCACCGCGGCCAGGAGCTCTGTGCCTCCCCGTCCTGATGGCCAACTTGTTTAAGCCAAATTAGcagtaaaatgtgtttttcatgaCACTTCAAGGAAATCCTCCAAAACAATGAGCGATCACAGGCTTCAGATGCGCAAACACAGTTCCAGTGGGTGCCCTGCACCCTTCCAGCCAGCTCCGACACCGACAAGGACACAGAAATGGACCCCTATAATTTTCCCATCGCCGTTTCCGGCTGGGCCGGACACTCCGAGAGcggagcctggagcagcccccGCGGACACTGCACCTGCCCTGGATGCGGCGACAGCCCGGAGCAAACGCCCCCGGCACcgctccagccccatccccgcGGCAGCTGGCAGCGAGACGCTGCGCCCCCGGCTCCCCACCAGCCGATGGCAGACGGACACCAGACCCGCGAGCGTCGGGGCTGGCACCAGTGCCAAAACCAGCACGAcgtgggctggagcaggaggtgaagCAACCGAGGGGGCTGTGACACGGGGCGTCCCCAGCCCCCACCACCCTTCTGGTATGGGGAAGCTGAAAGGGAACATCAAATCAGACATGGGACTCACCCAGGCACTCCAACAGCGTTACGGGGAAGCCGGGGGTGCGAGGACTTACAGCCTGGCTGGAGAGGGTGCAGGCTGACGCCTTCACACCCGTGCAGGCACGACGGTGGCGCAGGTCACCCTGTCCCGTCCCCAGCAGCAGGCGTGCCCTCCTGAGCGTTCAcgctcctctcccagcacacgTCTCCCCTCGTTGCCCGTATGACAGCCCACGTTTGCCTTCTCCGGGCAACTCCCAGCAACATTTCAGCATTATCCTTTCATCTGTGCTGTAAACCTGATTAATTAAGCTAATCACTCAGCGAACGCAATTAGAGCGCTCTCTCCTCTCTAAACATCAGACGAACAGCCAAGTTTCGCTCCCCCCGCCGTTTCCCGGTGCGGATATCCGCTGCCAGGGGCTCAGCTGGGACCCCCCGTCCACAATGTGCCCAGCACCCCTAACCCGCGGGGGGCTGTCTGGGTGATGTCAGGTCACCCGCATCCCCCTCTGCCCTCTCAGCCCCCAGATCCCACATGCCCGGCGGTAGGCGAAGGGtagccccggccccgcgggtAGGGACGGCGAAGCCGAGGCGTTCCGCGGTGGCCTCGAGAACAGCAcgcagtgtccccaggtgtgacTCTGGGCACGGAGCAGCCCAGTTTGCGTAAGAGCCCCACAGCACCGGGCGAGCGCCGTGCCAGGGCCTCGCCCGCCCAGAGGCAGCtccgggcggggccggggatggggacagagtCGCCACCTCACACCGGAGCGCGGAGCCGCGACTCCTAAACTGGCTCCCGCGGCACTGGGAAGGGGTtgggacagcccagggcagcCCGGCCGCCCACGGGAGCCCCGGGGACCCGCCCAACTGGCCCCGCGCGGGACCGGCCGAGCTCATGGGCAGCCCTGCCCCAGACGGCGGCAGCGGAGCCGAGCCGGGACGCACGGTACTGCGCGGTCCGGACACTCGGGTCCTCCCCGCCCCGGGCGCGGCCGCTCCCCAGCCCCGCACGGCGCAACCCGCACGGCGCCGGTGCACCTCAGCCCGGAACGACCGACGGCCACAGCCCTGGCCCCGTTCCGGCCGCTCCAACTCCACTCACCGAACCGCTCCCCGCCGCGATCTCCGCCAGCCCGGTCCTCCGGACCCGTCCCCGCTCACCAGAGCGATCCCTGCCCGGTTCCGCTGGCCTATCGCCGCTCACCGTCGCCTCCCCACGCCCGATGCTCGCTGACTCGGCTCCAGTCACCGTCGCTCCCCGTGCCCGgtgccccgccccgccccgctcacCGTCGCTCCCCGTGCCCGGTGCGCCGGCCCCGCTCACGATCGCTCCCCGTGCTCGGTGCGCCGGCCCCCCCACCGTCCCTCCCCGCCCGACCCCCGgtgccccagccccgctcacCGTCGCTctccgccgcccgcccgctccTGCCCGAACAAAAGGCGAGcagcgccccgcgccccgccccgcccgccgcaggccccgcccccgcgccgccccgctGCTATTGGCTCCCCCGCACGCCCATCAACCGCTCggcccgccgggccccgcccccgccggaGGTGTTTATCCGCTCCCCATTGGCGGGGGCGCGGCAGCCCCGCCCCCCTCCCGCAGCTGATTGGacagcggggcggggcgcgcggggcgcggcggcgggagAGGAAGGGCGCGGCAACGAGGGGACCACCTGGGTGACGTCATTGGGCGTGGCCAGGTGGGGCTggggcggggccgggacccgcccctgggcagggccgggggcgCGGAGACCCCCCCGGGCCGTGCGGGGACCCCCGGGCCGTGCGGGGACCCCCGGGGCTGGAGCGCGGGGGCGGCAGGAAGAGGCGTTCGGGAAGGGCTCGGGGCTGCCGGCGCTGCGTCACACCGGTCCCGCCGGACCGGTCCAGCCGGGTGCTGCCGCCGCGTTCCGGGCGAAGCCGCCGTCATCCAGTGGCCGAGTCATCCATTGGATAGGTTCCAGCCCACCTCGGGACCCCCAGGTGTGGGGAGTAGGAGGATTCGACCCCGGGTGAGGATAAGGAGGGAGTATCCTGCACCCCCGCTGCCTGTACGGTCCCCTGCCACGTCTGGCTGTGAGCGCTGCCAGGCGGGGATTCTCAGCTCCGGAGGGAGGTGAGAGACAGAGCTTCCAACGCCCCGGCAAGAAAAAGGGAATTCATCGCTGAGCGCTGAGCGGGAGATCCGGAGCACAGCGAGAGAGCTCCCGGCACAAGGAAATGGGCACACGGCACAGCACGGCAGGacatggcagggcagggcacagcGCAGCTGAGGTGTCAGCCAGAAATCTCATTCATGCTCCCTCTTGGTCAAGGTCGAGGGTGTCAGGGAAGCGCAATGATGCCTTCACCGTGTAACCCATCGCTTCCTGCGGCCTTGCCCCTGCGTCCCCCTGCATCCCATCTCCATGTCCCTAATCAGTCACTCTGCATCCCATCTCTGcacccctggcactgccccgCAGCTCGACTCTGCGCGTCCTGGGGGACAGGATGGTGGCCATGCTCATGGTCACAGCCCCTGCTGGAGTCACACCAccgctcccagagctgctgctcctgcccggCACTCCCAGGAGTGATGGATGCAGCCAGCACCTGCACATTCAGTGGCTGCAGGTGGGAGCAGGAAGCGACCCCGGGCACCCCAGCTCACGGCTGCAAGGGGCTTTGCCTGGTGCCAGTAGGTAAGTGGGAGCAAGGAGCCGTCTTCTCCACGTgagtgtggggctgggaaggggacacGGTGCCCAGGTGTGTGTCAGAGCAGGGCGGAGGCCCCGTCGGCCCAGTGCCACCCTCGCCCAGCTGTTGGGAAGATCCGTAGGCCTTTGTCCTCTGGTCTGCGGTGCCAGCGCTGGGCTGAGTGCTTCCCGCTCATCCTTGCGCGAGTGCCGCTGGCCACACCCCACCGGGCTGGCGCTCCCCACCCGAGGTGGCTGTGACCCGTCGGTGACAAACCCCACTCCTCCCAAGTGATAGGACAGCCCTGCCTCGGTGCAGGGGTGCAGTGGGTGCTCCCTCCCAGTACTGCTTCCCCAAGCCCTGAGCTTTGCCCACGGGTctgggggctcagcccctgccctccGCCCAGTGCCCTGCAAAGCTGGAAAAGCCCCGGTGAATAGGGGCTCCAGGCAGGACAGGGTGGGGTGCTGGCAGCCTCTTGCCACCCCCTTCCTtccattcccatcccttccctcccccgGGGCCAACGCTGTGATTCAGCCTCTCAGTTTCAGTCCTCACAGCCAATTTCCAAGCCGAGCGGGAGCACGGCAGGGAGGAGCGAGCGGCCACACGCTGCCCGACGCCTCGTGCCTAGGACTGGCACAGGCTTGTCAGCACCAACGGCGACCCCCAGTGGGCCCCAAAACGCCCTGATGCAGGCAGGAGGGCGGTCATCCCACCCTGACACCCCCCACCTTCATCGGGAGATGCAGGCTGCACCCTCTGATCCTGGAGCAGGATGATGCACCCGCAAGGAGCACTGTCACAGCGATGCACCTCCAAAACACCCATCAGGTCATGTATATCACACCCCACAGACCCATACGGGGTAGGACACACTGCCCTCTAGTCCCCTGCAGCTCCCTACCCCACCTGACAGCCTCCCCTGCACAATCGGGGGGTCATGGATCCCCATAAGGCTCCCAGTGTGCTTGTGGCCCCCTCAGGGAACCCACAGCCTCACAGGAGCCTGGCTGCTCTCATGGCCTCCATGGGTCCCCAGCCCCACAAGTTCCCCCCAGGTCACCTGTGGGGACATCCAGGCTCAAACtcattcctccctctcccacagcAGGGCCTCTCCCACCCTGAGATTCTGGATCCCATGGTGGCAGCACATGGAAGGTGGAGCCAGCCATGAAAAGACCAGTCTGGATTTTATTAAAAGTTCAGCACcagtaaatatataaaaagagCAACTGTGCAAGAGGGGAAATCTTAAATTAACGGAGCTTAAGGCTAGAGAgggctggtgaggcaaaaatTCAAGGCACAGGCAGGGCACGGGCACCACAGCCTCACCGGGCTGCAGCCCTGTGGTGACACACGGACGTGGCACACCGGGAGCCCCCTGTAGCACCAGGCCGAGGAGTCCGAGGGGACCTGGGCTATGGGAGCTGGCAGATTGCCTGGGAGGCCggaggaacaggagcaggaccCTCAAGGAGCCTCGGGGAAGGGGCAGgaccagctccagcagcaccgtGCATTGCTCCCAGAGTAGGGGCAGCCCCCTAAGCCCCTCAAGACAACACAGAGGTTGATCCTGATGCATCGTCCACAGatcctggggagcagctgacggacacaaaaaaccccagtgctgTGGGGCATCACTGCTGGTCAGGGCTCCTGGGGTATTGGGGGCAGAGGTGGCCCAGGGGAAgctcctgggcaggcagggaagttCGGGGCTGCTGGTGTTCCACTGATGGGAagtgggctgtgccagggcagcagaCATCCAGGTGGCAaaggcagccctgctgcaggatgctaggCAGGATCGGCCCTTCCCCACGAGTCTTTCTACCAGTGGCTGGGAGGAGCCCAAAGCCCGACATTCCCGAGATGGCATCACAGAGCCACCACCATCCAGCTCAGCTGGTGCCGGGTGCCCCTTCACCTGGCTCATCACAGGATCTCTGCAAACAAGGAGAGTTTGGTGGCACCAGGGATGTGGGCAGCAGACCCCCCCACCCTACAGCACggcccccagccctgctatcaAGAACCTTGGTCATCTTTGTCTCCTTTGGTCTTGGGCTCCTGCCACCACTCTGCGAAGAATCCCTCCTCGTAGTCACCTTCGCCCTCGAACTCGCCATCAGAGGGCAGGTCCAGCACCTGTGGCCCCTCACCGCCATCCACCTCCATCTGCAGCAcggagggcaggaggaggcagggggGCTTAGTGGCCTCATCCGCAGtctctgctccagggctggtttggggggTCAGACCCCCCCACCTGAGGAAGGTCCCTGCAGCACCCACACACACCACCCAGCACCCCCATAAGCACCCCCTTAAGCACCCATCGGGGCCATCAGGTACCTCGTCATCATCCTGCAGGTACTGCCGGGCGAATTCCAGCATCTTCTTCTGGGCGGCCGTCTGGTTGTGGTACCGCACGGCTTCCTGGGCACGGCGGGGGAGAGCGGCTGTGTCAGGTGCCGGTCAGCACAGAGCCAAAGGacggggggctggggggtcctCACCGGCCGTGGCTCGAAGTCCTCCTCCCGCAGGCGCCACCGCTCGCGGTGGAAGCGGTAGTAGACCAGGTTCTGCTGCATCACGGTGTCCCCCGGGTCGAAGAGCATGTAGCTGGAGACGCTGCGCACCGCGTCCTGCACATCGTTCACTGCGGGGAGCAGCGCCAggtgacacaggggtgacaTCCCTCCCGGGGCCCACAGCACCCCGGGTGCCCCGGGGCACAGTCCCCTGCTCCCGCTGGCACTCACGCTTGTAGTAAGCGAACTGCAGGTAGTGGTACATGGTGGCCACAAACTTCTCCACAAAGTAGCCACCCACGTTGGGAGTGAGCTCGGTCTCGCAGTCCACCTTGCATTGCAGCACGCTCACAAAATGGTCTGGGGGGAGATGTCAGGTGCTGCACCCCTGATCACCTCCCCAAGTCTGCCGTCCCCCAGCCCTCCACTACCTGCGATGGTGGGGTAGAAGTCCTTGAACTCCTGAAGCTCGTAGGCGCCCTCACAGCCAGCCAGACAGTCCTCGTACGCCTTGTAGTACTCGGCCAGTGCCTGCTCCATGTCGGCTGCGCTGCTCCGGAAATCCCCGTTGTTGTACAGCTTCACTGACCGCACGAATATCAGCTGCCGAGGACCACTGCTTAGTGAGGAGAGCCGCTTCCCTCGGGGTTTGGCAGGACCAGGtgtgctccaagccctggggagcttctctcctgccccagccccatcccctccttACCTCATAGGGCTGAGCTTCCAGGTCGACCAGGTATTCATCCACATCCAGCATCGTCCTGTAGTAGTTCAGGTACCTCAAGGTCATCTCATGCTTGGGGTTCTTTTGCAGGAAGGTGTGGGCAGCAGACACAGCTTTCTCGATCTTATTTGActgtggagggaggaggagctgaTGCAGAGACCTGAGCCAACACTGCAGCCAAGGGGGCCTCAGCACCCAGCCAGacccctgggctgcaggacagAGGAGTGATCCTTGTGAGGAGCAGCCCTGAACCCACAGTGCACAACTGTCTGCTGGCAGCGATGAACAGACAAGATCTCGGAACAGGGACATTGCAGGTAACTCCAGCCACACCAACCTCCCCATCTGTGCCCATGTGGGCGCAGGGACAGCTCGGCCCCTCATGGGCCCCCACATCCAACCAAGAGTGATCCATGTGGTGTGAGGTGGATCCACATGGTGTGGGTTTGACCCACACATCCCCtcttctccagcactgccaccaaACCTGGCCAGCCA
Encoded here:
- the P3H4 gene encoding endoplasmic reticulum protein SC65, whose amino-acid sequence is MGGAVPVPVPGPLPALLLAVLAAGLCAAQYEQYSVRGFPAAALEPLQRAYARALEQYADAQWAESAQGLEASLRLHRLLRDSEAHCHRRCAGEPPAGEDPAEEPRGERDPAWEWERELRLFERLLLRAGCLRACKRELPVFQLRYPPAQTLRDFQRRQPYQYLHYALFKSNKIEKAVSAAHTFLQKNPKHEMTLRYLNYYRTMLDVDEYLVDLEAQPYELIFVRSVKLYNNGDFRSSAADMEQALAEYYKAYEDCLAGCEGAYELQEFKDFYPTIADHFVSVLQCKVDCETELTPNVGGYFVEKFVATMYHYLQFAYYKLNDVQDAVRSVSSYMLFDPGDTVMQQNLVYYRFHRERWRLREEDFEPRPEAVRYHNQTAAQKKMLEFARQYLQDDDEMEVDGGEGPQVLDLPSDGEFEGEGDYEEGFFAEWWQEPKTKGDKDDQEIL